The Spirosoma oryzicola genome contains the following window.
CGCCTGTACTGCTGCACCCCGTTGTATGAGTTCACGCGTAATTCTGTTCCCCAAATTGCCGGTTGCCCCGAACACTACGATTTTCTTTTGCATTGCTATTTTTCTATTTAAAACAATTTATCGACTGATTAGGCCAGGAAGCTCAATACCGCATCAAGCACCTGGGTAGGCTGTTCTTCGAACAAATAATGGCCACTATCCAGAATGCCAACCAGTTGTACGTCTTTAGCTACGTGAGGCAGTCCCATTTTCATGTACTGAAAACTTATGTAACTACCAATTCCTAGCACCGGCATAGCAAGCGGTTCATATACTTTGGCATCTTCGATGTCCTGTAGAAACGTTTGATACCAGGCATTAGCCGCTCGGATGCTTTCAGCATCGTTGTAAGAAGCGGCATAAATGTTTCTCTCTAAAGAAGTCATTTTACGATCGTCAATCATGACGTAGTTAAAAAGCCAGTCCAGCAAATACTGGAAGCGTCCTGGCAACAGCTGTTCCGGTAATCCTTTTACCTGATTAAATCCCATCCACCAGGCGTAGGGCCGATTCGCATCCATCTTCTCCGTAAATGTACCGGCAGGTGGGATCAGACTCATCTGTAGCATTCCCTCACTGGGATGCGAGCCGTCCAGGACAACCAGCTTTTGAGTAAATTGGGGGTAGTTAAACGCGAAGCTCATAGCGACCATTCCACCAATGTCGTGCCCCATCATGTTGACTTTTGTTAAGCCTATTTGTTGGAGCAAGGCCAAAATATCGGCAGCCATGGTTTTCTTGTCGTAGCCGGAATGAGGTTTTTCTGAGCTACCCATACCTCTGATATCAACGACAATCACGCGGTATCGTTTGGCGAGTTCTACGGCAACGGGTTGGTAGGAAAACCAGGTTTGCGGCCAGCCGGGTAGACAAACCAGAGGCTCACCCGTACCGCCTTCTACGTAATGCAACCGCACTCCGTTGACTGTTGCGTATTGATTGGTGAAGCCTGGAAAATGGGCTATCAATGCCTCGTCTGAATACAGATTTCGAGGTTCTGTTGGGTTCTTGCTAAGTTGAGTCATCGTTGTTTTTTTATGACTCAAAAGTAGGCTGGCGATGAAGGGGCAAAACTACCAAATGGTAGAGAATGACTCTTACCGGATTTTTTTCCTAATCCGGCTTAGGGCATTTGGGGTGATGCCCAGTACGGC
Protein-coding sequences here:
- a CDS encoding alpha/beta fold hydrolase is translated as MTQLSKNPTEPRNLYSDEALIAHFPGFTNQYATVNGVRLHYVEGGTGEPLVCLPGWPQTWFSYQPVAVELAKRYRVIVVDIRGMGSSEKPHSGYDKKTMAADILALLQQIGLTKVNMMGHDIGGMVAMSFAFNYPQFTQKLVVLDGSHPSEGMLQMSLIPPAGTFTEKMDANRPYAWWMGFNQVKGLPEQLLPGRFQYLLDWLFNYVMIDDRKMTSLERNIYAASYNDAESIRAANAWYQTFLQDIEDAKVYEPLAMPVLGIGSYISFQYMKMGLPHVAKDVQLVGILDSGHYLFEEQPTQVLDAVLSFLA